The nucleotide sequence TCGACGAAGTCGCGCAGCCGCTCGGACAGCCAGCCCAGGGTGACCTGTTCGTCACCCCGGCGCTCGTCCAGCTCCTCGATGCCGCGGTCGGTGAAGTACATCCTCGAGCTCCCGGCGAGATGGGTCGGGCGATCAGGCGAAGGCGCCGTCGTGCAGGGCCTTCTGCTGGTCGAGGTGGACGCTGTGGTTGCCCACCGCGGGGGACGTGCTGGCCGGCCGGGTGACCGGCTGGAAGACGATGCCGTCGGGCAGCCGCGGCGCGAGATGCAGCGCCATGAACGGCCACGGGCCCATGTTCTCGGGCTCGTCCTGCACCCAGCGGATCTCGCGCACGTTGGGGTACTTGGCCACCTCGGCCGCGATCTCGCGCGCCGGCAGCGGGTAGAGCTGTTCGACCGGGAGGATCGCGGTGTGGTCGTCGGAGCGCTTTCCGCGCTCGGCCAGCAGCTCCCAGGTGATCTTTCCGCTGCACAGCAGCACGCGGTCGACCTTCGCGGCGTCGAGCGGCTCGGGGTCGGGCAGCACCGGCCGGAACGTCGTGGTGCCGGTGAGGTCGTCGGGCACGGACACCGCCCGCTTGTTGCGCAGCATGGACTTCGGCGTGAAGACGATCAGCGGGCGGTGGCTGCCGCCCAGCGCCTGCGAGCGCAGCAGGTGGAAGTACGACGCCGGGCTGGACGGCTGCGCCACCCGGAACGCCTCCTCGGCGCCCATGAGCAGGAACCGCTCCATGCGCGCCGACGAGTGGTCGGCGCCCTGGCCCTCGTAGCCGTGCGGGAGCAGCAGCACGACTCCGGAATACTGGCCCCACTTGGCCTCGCCGGCGCTGATGAACTCGTCGATGATCGTCTGCGCGCCGTTGACGAAGTCGCCGAACTGCGCCTCCCAGAGCACCAGCGACTCGGGCCGGGCGACGGAGTAGCCGTACTCGAAGCCCATGGCCGCGAACTCGGACAGCAGGGAGTCGTAGGCGTAGA is from Jiangella alkaliphila and encodes:
- a CDS encoding DUF6104 family protein, with protein sequence MYFTDRGIEELDERRGDEQVTLGWLSERLRDFVDQNPEFETAVERLATWLARADDEADDDAAVGGGG